ACCGATGGTATCCTCGCTCTGTTGTCAAAAGCCACTCTTGCTGATCTCCAAGATTCTATCATCGGTAAGATCCTGAACTGATCCATATGCCGAATCCGATCGCACTAGCCATTCATGGCGGAGCAGGCAACCTAGCTCGATATGCCGGCACCGGACGACTTGAACAAGCCGAAGAGATGCTCCGCTGTCTCATACAAGACCTGCATCAGCAATTGAAAGGGGGCTCTCCAGCAATCGAGATCGCAACACAAGCAGTGATAGCGATGGAGGACTCCGGACTTTTTCACGCCGGCAAAGGATCGTCACCGAATTCAAAGGGCTTCGTAGAGCTCGATGCTTCTATCATGCATGGCAGGCATCGCACTGCCGGCTCTATAGCTGCAGCCACCAGCATCAAGAACCCCATCATAACTGCACGATATGTGATGGAGCAGACAGAGCAAGTACTCATCGTTGGTTCAGAAGCCGACTTGCTTGCGGAGTTGTCAGGATCTGAGATCGTAGGACCGGACTACTTTGTGCCATGTGACGAAATCGGTGCGGCATTGCCATCCATGGGTACCGTAGGTGCTGTTGTGTTGGATGTGCGGGGTGACATTGTAGCAGCAACGTCTACAGGTGGGACGCTTCGTAAGCGCGCCGGCAGAGTAGGGGATGCACCCATCATTGGTGCCGGAACGTATGCCGTGAACAACATTGGAGGGATCTCCTGCACAGGTGTAGGTGAGTACTTCCTGCGCGTAAGTGCAGCTTCACGTGCGATCGCGCGAATGGACCTACTCGGTGAGAGCGCAGGGGCGGCTTCCGGTTCGATCCTCTCTGAGATAACCGAACTCGGCGGATCCGGAGGAATGATCGTGATCGATCAGCGAGGCACCGTCTCTATGCCATTCTCAACATCGGGGATGTATCGTGCATCTGTTGATGCCACCGGCCGGGTTGTTGTGGGTTGTCTCTAGCCCCTTCTCAGAATGCCTGGCCGAGACCGATACTGAGTTGCCAGTTTCCTGAGTTCATTGTTCCACGCCGACCGAAGATCCATTTATCATTGGCTCTTGTTGGGTCATAGATACTGGTGGCATAGTCGATACGGAAAGGTCCAACTGGCGTATCGAAACGGTATCCGATCCCGGCAGCAAGCACACTTCCCTTGTAGAGATCTTCGAGACGCATCGAACCGTACAGGTCCGTTGTGAAACGATTGAACGAATTGCCGATGTCGGTGAAGAATGTAAACCCACTTCGTTCCACGATCGAAGCCCATAGGTCATCAACACCACGCGGTCTTTCGAACGTATACCGTACTTCAAAGCCCAGTTCAAGAAGAGAAGCACTGCCGATAACATTCGAATAGATGTATTGATTGTTCGGATCGGGATCATCGATCTGACCAGAATGCGGATCGTGGAGCGTACGAGAGGGAAAGGACCTGATACTTGCCGGACCGCCGGCAAAGAACTGACGCTCAAGCGGAACATAGGTGTTGTCTTGCGTGGTATCTCCACGGACAAACTCTAACAGCTGAATGTGACCGAGTTTGATCTTCGTGGCCCCTACAATTCGGTTTCCTAGAGGAAACGCCGTGGAGAGGAAGGCCTGACCACGAAGGTATTTACCGGCACCCCAACCCCACTCTAAAGACACGCTAGAAAATGTTCCACGAGTTGGGTTGATGGGGTTGTTTCTATGGTCACCACGGACCGTCACACCAAGATTGATACCAGTGAAGAAGTTGCCGGTCTCTTTGAGGTAGGTATCGAGGACAAGAAACTGATTGAAGGTGCTCAGCACATAGGCCGTGTCTTCGGGAGTGGTTGCCTCTGCAAGAGCTGCATCAAGTGCACCGTCAAAGTTCCGAGGTACCTGACGTTCAAGCCCAGCATTCAGATCAATGCCGTTGAAGAACGTGTATGAATAGAGCGAGATAGGGAGTCGGCCATTGATCCCCGCAGACTCCAACCTAAACGAACGCACAAGTTCCCGCACGGAATAATAGGTAGACGTTTGAACCCCGAAACGCTTACCGAAGAGCCGGCCAACATTGGGCCAGGCAAGAACTATAGAGGCCAGTGCTTCGGTCTCCAGCTCCTGTCCTTGTGCGAGGCGGCTAATGTCTTGCAGCACATATTGCAATGTGATCGACGCAACCTGGGCTCCACCAAACACGTTGCGGTATTGAGCGGTAGCACCAACACCAAGATTGAGGTAGTTGTCAACGGCGGTCTGGTAGAACAAGAGGTTCATACCAACATCGTATGGCTTGCTGTTCCTCGTGAAAACACGAATGCCAACTGTTGAATCGCTGCTT
This region of Ignavibacteria bacterium genomic DNA includes:
- a CDS encoding isoaspartyl peptidase/L-asparaginase, which translates into the protein MPNPIALAIHGGAGNLARYAGTGRLEQAEEMLRCLIQDLHQQLKGGSPAIEIATQAVIAMEDSGLFHAGKGSSPNSKGFVELDASIMHGRHRTAGSIAAATSIKNPIITARYVMEQTEQVLIVGSEADLLAELSGSEIVGPDYFVPCDEIGAALPSMGTVGAVVLDVRGDIVAATSTGGTLRKRAGRVGDAPIIGAGTYAVNNIGGISCTGVGEYFLRVSAASRAIARMDLLGESAGAASGSILSEITELGGSGGMIVIDQRGTVSMPFSTSGMYRASVDATGRVVVGCL
- a CDS encoding BamA/TamA family outer membrane protein, encoding MIRTGTEALILRLAFVLVMCATGAPYLVAQSDYTDSVVRSGERSRALELEELQAVVFVGCVETTPEQLIGVISSLPSELSITRQLTLYYEENFRRNPATPLVVLDRLGKIRNELANELRYYDPAAAHDDSIAILTYLDQNGYHKATVGFSFQYDRSSKKNTLTFNINEGQRAKVDTLVISGLEGIDSTVRALAMDAQTFRSNDAFTESGIERSIRSVVNVLYNNGYYRAIYQPPLVGISEDGQHDTVVVVIEPGRRVRIDSIMFLENAAGFPSVNESTRMRQLDFEVGEWYSRQKLEQSRANLMSLGTFEIVLIDTMAHDTSGSGYRSSDSTVGIRVFTRNSKPYDVGMNLLFYQTAVDNYLNLGVGATAQYRNVFGGAQVASITLQYVLQDISRLAQGQELETEALASIVLAWPNVGRLFGKRFGVQTSTYYSVRELVRSFRLESAGINGRLPISLYSYTFFNGIDLNAGLERQVPRNFDGALDAALAEATTPEDTAYVLSTFNQFLVLDTYLKETGNFFTGINLGVTVRGDHRNNPINPTRGTFSSVSLEWGWGAGKYLRGQAFLSTAFPLGNRIVGATKIKLGHIQLLEFVRGDTTQDNTYVPLERQFFAGGPASIRSFPSRTLHDPHSGQIDDPDPNNQYIYSNVIGSASLLELGFEVRYTFERPRGVDDLWASIVERSGFTFFTDIGNSFNRFTTDLYGSMRLEDLYKGSVLAAGIGYRFDTPVGPFRIDYATSIYDPTRANDKWIFGRRGTMNSGNWQLSIGLGQAF